CTAACCCTCTGATGCCTCATGATCCAACTATTAAAGTTTCTTACTTTATCAATCATATTACTAGATCTTGAGATGTCAATGGACTAAACACCCACTTTGATGATGCTTTTGTTAAGAAGACTGTCACCATTCCCTTAAATTATATTTGCACTCTTGACAGGAGGGCTTGAGATATTTTAAAGAATggtagatttacttctaaatttGCTTACTTGGGACTTCGAGGGCTCAGGCCTTCCCCATGTAGTACTATGTGGAAGCGCATTTGAAAAACTAATGTGCCATACAGAATTCAAATTTTTACCCTGAAAGCTACCAGAAATTCATTACCTGTTAGAACTGTGTTACATATTAGAATGCCTATGAATTCTGTTGATTGTGTCCCTCATGAATCGATTATGCGTACTTTTTTCCTGTGTCCCTTTGATAGTCGTGTTTGGTTCCACTCCTCCTTTTGTGGTACTACTTAGATTTTAGCAATAAATCTTTTATTGATTGGATGTCTTTATGGTTAGTGGATCCTGTTTCTAAGCTCTCTGATGGAGATCAATGCTTTTTTGTTGCTATTCTATGGTCCCTTTGGCAAAGcagaaataacctggtttttcaaaacatcaaagaaAACTGTACTGATGTTCTTACGAGATCTAGAGCCATGTTATTTACTATTGGTGTTTGTGACAAATGGATTCCCCACCGACTGGTTGGATAAAATGCAATACTGATGGAGCTTATGATGAATTTTCTGGGGAAAATGGTGCAGGCTTTGTGATGAGGGACTTCTCCAACACTGCCTCTTTTTGTGCTTTTATTGTCTTTGGAGTGGAGTttgctgaagaagctgaagccagagCTAGTTGGGAGGCTTTGAAAAAAGTTGTGGAGCAAAAGCTTACTCACCTCATTATTGAGAGTGATGCTGAGAGTTTGATCAATCACTTTTCTGCTGGCATGTTTGATGGAAACTCTAGAACGGATGCTATCTATATGGATATCCAGTCTTTCTCTTCTAGTCTTGTAGCTTGTCTGTTTACTTTTCAACCACGTATCTGTAATTTTGTGGCTCATGAACTTGCCAAATGGGCCAAAACGTACAATTTTACTATGTACTGGTATGTTCCTCCAATTTAACCGATGCCGATTGTTGAGGGGGATCGTTAGCCTTTTTGAAGGCGGTtgcttataaaaagaaaaaagaaaaaacatcacctcataaccaaacaaaaaaacctaacttaGAGATGATATTTATTCTCCATCTCAAGCGAGAAGCATTCATTTGGGTCTGTACTTTGTACTATGTCACTACGCGAATGTGTGTGCTTTATTCAAAATAAAGACTATATGGGTATTTGCAAGTTACAGTGATATCTATCATCTTTGTCGATCACACGTACCCGACCGATATTTTCAAACACACTTTTCGTTACCATGCCAGTAATATTACTATTACTGTAACATGTCTTCAAATTAGAGCTTACGCATCTATGTTTTGAAAATATGAGTTTACCCACTTTTTTAAAATTCAAATTTGGTCTAACTGATCTGAATATGCAAAAGACCATATTATTTTACCAGTTGGCAACCAAATCTAAATTTTTGATCCACTGTTGGAGATGTTCTCCGAGAAACGAAAGTCATAAATTTATAGATTATAATGACTGTTTATCCTTGCATGTGTTGAAATAAATATAATCTATGACTTTCTTTGCACCTTCACGCTGTGTCAATCGACCAATATCAATAATACGACCAATATCATAGACTTTTGAAGGTATAGGCGTATTGCATTATTGTTtgtggattttatttttctttttttttgattgcTTCTTTTAACCTATAAGATAACAATTATTGTTCGTGGCATGGAAATTCAAACGCGAACTACAATCATGGAAAACGTTTTTCCATGGCTGCTCTTTGAACATACTGTCGGTACCGACCTTAAACATGCATGGTCCTCCTAATATTTAATGTATGGTCTTATGATAATTAAGACTTGCAGTATGGTCATATCCTACTGTTGGCTATTTTTGATTGCAATCAATAACTGGCACCAATTTCATCATCTGCTTTTGTTAAACACAACTTGTCGCCCCAAAAATGTTCAGTCCAATTTCAGCATTTATTAGATCGCGTTTATAACATTCACTAAAACTGATATGCTCCCATTTAAGATGCAGTTGAACCACTTTATTCATTTTTATAACAAGTACAACGGAACCACTTTCTCCACATATTATGTGCCTATTTTAGACAGACTAATCACGTTTCAGCACTGTTGTAGGCCCCGATGCAGCGCACAATAACCATACGCTGCGTGCATTCTTTGAATTTCTTTCCCTATATAAACCTGTTCAACTAGTACTGGTTCTCATTATCACCTGCTCCTTCCATAGTTCCATATATAGTTCTGTACAAAGAAAAAAAGGCAACATTAACCATCAACCGTCAATGGCTCATCATGGTATTTCCGGTCTAGTTGGGAAGCTTGTAATTGGATTGGAGGTCAATTGCGATGCTGATAAATATTATCAAATTTTTAAGCACCCAGAAGATGTACAAAAGGCAGTTCCTCATCATTACGATAGCATCAAAGTTATTAATGGAGATGCAAAGAGTTCCGGCTGTATCAAGGAATGGAACTTCATTCATGGTATGTATAGACCCACTAGTGCAATTTATCATTTTACTTTTATATGCACTTCATGTTCTCCTTAATAATATTATAGGTGCTTAATTAGATTTGGCTTATACTTCGCGACTTGGTATTAAAATGTCTGTCTCATATACGCAGAGGGTAAAACGTTTCATACAGTAGAGGAAACAACACATAATGATGAAACAAGAACGTTACATCACCGTATATTTGAAGGAgacttgatgaaggattacaAGAAGTTTGATTTGATAATCGAAGCCAATCCAAAGCCTACTGGAAATGGATGCGTTGTTACATGGACTATTGAGTATGAGAAAATCAACCAAGATTCTCCAGCTCCCATTGCTTATCTACCTTTCTGCAATCAGGTCATCGAAGACATGAACAAGCACCTATGCGACTCTGAATGAATGATAGAAACTGTATCTCTGTGTGTCATTGGCTAATGGTTGTGTGTGTTATCTACATTTTCAAGTCAGTGTTCTTGTAGTAGCGGAAAATCCCACTTCCACACCCCTTAAGTAATCTATAGAATAAGCTAGGAAATCATAATGAAGaacacttaaaaggattttattaagtttataaatcaatataaagatatgagatgaaaccctaacttggggAACAAATTAGTTTCTCTCTCTTAAAAGTTCTATCTCAACTCTcttaaaagatctctctcccaaTACAATGGTGGTTGCTCCTATATATAGGAATTTACATAGCAGAAGACAGCTAATAAAACCTTTATTTTCGGATGGGCCTTCTCGCACGAACTCTTCGACCTCGCACA
This portion of the Papaver somniferum cultivar HN1 chromosome 11, ASM357369v1, whole genome shotgun sequence genome encodes:
- the LOC113320574 gene encoding major latex protein 146-like, yielding MAHHGISGLVGKLVIGLEVNCDADKYYQIFKHPEDVQKAVPHHYDSIKVINGDAKSSGCIKEWNFIHEGKTFHTVEETTHNDETRTLHHRIFEGDLMKDYKKFDLIIEANPKPTGNGCVVTWTIEYEKINQDSPAPIAYLPFCNQVIEDMNKHLCDSE
- the LOC113323974 gene encoding uncharacterized protein LOC113323974, which gives rise to MDSPPTGWIKCNTDGAYDEFSGENGAGFVMRDFSNTASFCAFIVFGVEFAEEAEARASWEALKKVVEQKLTHLIIESDAESLINHFSAGMFDGNSRTDAIYMDIQSFSSSLVACLFTFQPRICNFVAHELAKWAKTYNFTMYWYVPPI